Sequence from the Rutidosis leptorrhynchoides isolate AG116_Rl617_1_P2 chromosome 3, CSIRO_AGI_Rlap_v1, whole genome shotgun sequence genome:
TCACCAAAACCATGATTCATGTGTTGTAATGAATGTTTAGACTTTATTGAATGAACCATTTGATGAAATTAATGTTTTAAATCCTTTGAAAGTATGTACAAACAAGGAACCCGAGATAATTGGGGTACTTAAAACCTGTGCTTAACTCTGTTTTGCAGGTTATCCCAGCATGTGTTTGGTATCTGGATTCTGGTTACTCCAGACACATGACTGGTGATAACTCTATGTTGACAAACTATGTCGACAAGTTCTTAGGTACTGTTTGCTTTGGAAATGAAGAAATTGCAACAATCAAAGGATATGGAGATTATGTGCTAAACGGGGTAACCATCAAGCTTGTATCCTATGTAAGAGGTCTTGGGTGCTGTCTCTTTAGCATTAGTCAATTCTGTTATAGTGATCTCATCGTGATCTTTGAAAGATTCAAGTGTTGTGTACAAACCATGGAGGGCGACGATCTTCTTGTAGGAAAATGTTCATCCACCATCTATACTCTGGCTATGAAAAACATGTCATCATATACACAGCCACTTTTCCTCATTTTGAAGGCTTCTTCTGAAACCTCTTGGTTATGGCATCACTGGATGTCACATTTGCATACTCAAAACCTCAATAGATTAGTTTCCAATAATCTTGTTGACGGTGTTCCACTCATCTCATTCAATTCCACTCACGTTACTCGTGCCTGTGCCAAGGGAAAGATTAATAAATCCTCCCATAAATCAAAAACTGAACATAGAACCATAAGTCCATTGCAAATGCTGCATATGGATCTCTGTGGACCTATTGCGTGTCTTCAGTCTTGGCGGTTGGAAGTACATTATGGTAATATTTGATGATTACTCACGTTACACTTGGGTCAAATTTTTGTAAAGTAAATCTGAGACTCCCAACGTAATCAATGATTTCTTCAAAAGAACCCAACTTTCCACCAATAAGATTGTACGCATTCTCAGAACTGATAACAACACCAAATTTCAAAACTCAAATCGTATCTTGACCATGCCGGTATCACTCATCAAACCTTTGCCTCccgtactccacaacaaaatggcgtTGTTGAAAGAAGAAATCGTACTCTCGATGAAGCAGCAAGGACAATGCTTGTTTACTCCAAGCTAACTCCATCCATTTGGGCTGAGGTTATCAACACTGCGTGCTTCACCCAAAATTTCTCTATCATTAATCGTCGATTTTACAAAACTCCATACGAATTCCTCTTTGATCGCTGACCCAATGTGAGGTACTTTCACATTTTTAGGTGTGTTTGCTATGTTCTGAACTCTGATGAAAACCTTGGAAAGTTTAATGTTCGTGGTGATGAAGCCATTTTCATTAGCTATTTGCAGGATCGTGTGGCCTACCATGTCTATAACCGTCGAACTCGCATCATTAAAGAAAGCACAAATGTGAAGTTTGACGAGATGTTCGAAATACTTCTTGGACATAATGGTTCTCGACCCGGTCTTAATCCTTCTACACCTAAATCTCCATTCCGACATGTTCCCCTTGTAACCTCGGATGACCTCGATGTGTTGTTTAAACCCATCATTCCACCAACTCTACCAACTCCCACGGTAGGTCCTGAACCTATTCCCCCAGAATCCATCACTATTGGTTCCTCTACTCCCGTTTCCGTGCGCGAATCACCATCCGCTAAAAATGATTCATCTGATTTCTTCTTCTGGATGAACTTGACACAGGAGtgtctactactactactaatgttCCAACTATCACCTCTCATATTCCAATAGTAGACACTTGTCCCCTCGAGATTGGTGAAAACTCCCCTTCCAATGAAACAAATGCCCCTGTTTCTGATGAAACATCTCCTCCCGTGTTTCCCATTGAGCAAAATGTCAAAATACCCGTACCTCTATGGGAAGAGAATGCAACCTATCCTACAGTCAATACGGATCTAACAGGATCATCATCCTCTTCATATGTTGATACATCTCTTGTCAATGAAACCAATCCTCCACTTCCGCACACTACCAAATGGACTATGGATCACCCAATTCATCAAATCATAGGTGATCCAGATGCTCCAATTCGAACTCGGGTGCCTCCAAAAATGAATGCCTGTTTCTAGCCTTTCTAAGCAATGTGGAACCTCACTCAGCTCATGAGGCTCTACAAGATCCCAACTGGTCAATCGCCATGCAGGAAGAAATTCATCAATTTGACCGTCTTGAAGTATGGGAACTTGTACCACGACCACCTGGTAAAACCTTCATTAACaccaagtggatcttcaaaaaATAGGACACTCACGGCATTGTCATTCACAAAAAAGCACGTCTAGTTGCTAAAGTTATCGACAACAAGAAGGGATTGACTACGACGAAATATTTACTCATGTAGCACGCTTAGAAGCCATCCAACTGTTCCTATCATATGCTGCACACAAGCGGTTTCCcgtctatcaaatggatgtcaaaactgctttcctgaACGGCGTGCttcaagaagaagtctatgtcagtCAACCTAAAGGTTTTATAGATCATAAACAACCCTACCATGTGTATCTCTGGTTCAAAGCCCTTTATGGCCTTAAACATGCACCCAGGGCTTGCTATGAAACCTTGACTGCCTTCCTTCTCAAAAATggctttgataactcctaaattatatagttttttgataacattttgaggagttatcttagtatttttgagtcattttgatgccaaaacacactaaaatgggtaaaaatgggaaaaggtatttctaatgattatgtcaaATTTATGTATTAAACAAAATCAAAAATAGAGAAAATTGCAAATAGGCTAGATGAATGGagtcactgaagccgccggcttggagatGAATacaccagaatgttccagaatcgatgtaaaattgaaagaacttgttgatcaagaaaaaggcaaggAAACcaccggcttcccaatgaagccgccggcctggttgaCACGATTTCTTAACTTAttgatcaagttcaagtaaaaatggaaacaaaatcaaggcAAAATTATAAAGATTTAGCAAATCAAGGAAGCCGCTGGCCTGGACTGAAGCCGCGTTCTTGGATAAGACGGTTACAAGATCTTAGCTTAAGGATAAACTATAACTTGCacaaggagtcaccgactcaaggcaagccgccggcttcccactgaagccgccgtcTTGGTCACCGCCCCAAAATCCTATAAATTAAGGCcactggtctcagttttcatatgttcagAAGTAGTTTAGTTTTTCCAGAATTTAATAATTCTATCGGTCGttttaggggttttctctaaacccttaggttagatttacttattgtaatcaagattcaagttctAATTAAAGTTATTTGacatctaccttcttttcaaggtatgattctatccctattttattgttttatctattttatttactgtattcgtttctgttcgtcttttattatgaactaaacgttcttAGTGATTACGTAGACGAAAACTAAACTTCATCTGGGAGTCAGATGAAGCCACCGACTTCACCCTCAAGCCGCCGACTTGGAGTGAAGGAAGTCGCCGGCTTCGTGCTTTATTCTGTGcaatttctggttcttttccagatctgtatggttgagtttctgtgatgatatttGAATTGTTTTGAGTCATTTTTGTTTGactatacttgtttgccatgcttaatgattaaataacatgattttacggttgattagtccttgatctgataatctattattcgattcatgctacttgtttagatctagtccatcaaacttgttaaattgaattgcatgcaactaggttaaagaacttaatagtgataaacttatttgatttaggttacgcttatataatagaagttaatattgttaggcttaatcgaagaaccttcgtttggatttgtttaattaatgattgcatgaaaacttagtagtaattgactttcatctAGTAACTTAAGTTTatatacttggtgtttaatagcttatataatttgccagtctatttgcatattgatcctcatcacaagattggtatgtatcatgtaattgaattgaacatgaagaattaagatgttagttatgcacatcacatatctcacatatgctttaagtcctgcttattaattaatatgcaacacttgtcttaacctgctcagggataataattggtctatgattattatcttgatttgtgttaatataagttatgaaacttatctaatatgattcccgtatgaattGATTGTACATGTAATCATTTGTATCTTTACTTGTATTGTATTTTATTTTGAATCTTTAATTCCTTATTTTACTTCGTTTATCTTTAAAAgtaactctttcctaagagataaatctATCCTATAAAAGATACAAAAACATAACTTTAATtcgttaataagaattaaataataaaacaactcttatccataCCTACACTttccttgggacgataacctaaaatactacctctgatcgggttttgttactcgttagagtgttaaaagtgtaataataaaggttatataaatttaaaagtttgaaaggcaaattaagcactacaCACTTTtgtacatcaactttttggcgccgctgccggggaagtgtaGCTCGGTAAATACGGAAGTTGggtatactttggttattgatatttcttaaaaatgggtgatgactgtcttcctttaggggatgGTTACTGGGTtctgatttaaaggctcctgctcgaacctagacgtTGACGGGTCACTTaaatattgaaagattcaatagaccgtgtatgtttgattattcgttgttatgcgataaaagttgttatttaatatttatattattaattatgttattaatatttattatatttatttatttaaaattcaaTAATATACTAAGATATttcttaaatattaatataaacataaaacttaaatatatatatatcctttagggcttaaaagattttctcctaaaatatttcttttcatgattttagatcacatgattaCTCGGTCCAAGAAAACAGTCTTACAAAGAACGTTGTCAAAtcccgatatattatttaaactttctAAGGATTCGAAAATTGTTAAGAAATTAGATTTCCAAGAGGGACCTActtctaatgatgattcattatctagccccccccccctccccccccccccccccccccccccccgtctagtcctgattctaatttgggatctctttttggttcagaaattaaaatgactgattcaatggaagcattaatgaaagctggtcggaaaggattaggtcatgctattactcagcccaaaataaaagaaaattttgatattaagggtcctatttttcatttgcttaaagatagtcaatttaggggtacggagaaggaagatgctaatgcccacattcgaaattttaaagatatttgtaatctgtttaacattaataatgtggaaagtaatactatttatcttcgtctcttcccatggtcactaaaagatgaagctagggaatggttgaactcgttacctgaaggagatattactagttaggatacgatggttgaaaactttctcactcgattctttcctgcGTCTGCTAATTTTCGTCAAAAAACTaatgagtctctttattctgcttgggttcgatttggttaaatgcttagaggttgtccacaacatggtttgaataaatttaaaaaggtaactactttctataagggttgtgatattgctacgAGAAGAGAGATTTATACATCTGCTGGAGGGAACATTATGAGTAAAACTGCCGAAGAAGCTGAAACCTTGATTAATAAGTTGGCTGCGCATTCCCATGAATGGCGccaagacttagatatttctcgttcggtaaaatctgttagttttgattctgaagatatggttaagaCTATGAATGTGCAATTGGGTAATTTAGGAAGGCAATTTGAAAAGCTTACTAAGGAGATGCatattaaggtaggttgtgaaaaatgccaaggtcctcatgctactaaggattgtgttgctagtcttactatggagcaagttGAGAATGTTTCGTATGTGAATCAATTCCACGGAAACCTAaactaccgtaataattataatgcaccttgtcctactaataataaaaacctacatggtttctttcctgttagagcacctttcattccaaattcttctaatgataagaagtctaatcttgaagaaagcatcatcacttttatcaaaaatcaaaatgaatctaatgataacataaaagctcaactttcccaagtacaaaataatcatcaagcatccattcaaaacttagatcgcaatgttactaagttattcaaacttgtcgagggtaaagtacctattgaatctgaagtttctaattaagttcgttttgaaaaggtaAATGTTATTAGAGAAATGAATAGGGTTGATGTTCATGAACCTAGTTTGAGGTACTTATGGGAGTTTGAAATGGGAGAAGAAGAGTATGATCAAGAAATAAAAAAAGTTGACTGCTAATGAGGAAGATAAATCAAATTATGATAAAATTCAAGGTCTTGATTGTGATGAGGTAATTTTTATAcatgagttgtttgatgagaaGGAAGAAGAAGTTAATGAAGAGGTGGATGAAAATAATGAAGTTAAtagtgaaaaatttgaaaaatcagaatgtgaagataaagatgattggttagctgatactatgaaaCAATTGGAAGAAAGGAGAAAAGAAGGTTTCCACCCTCGTTATTCCTTCACAATTGATCCGGTAGATCCTTATACGTCACCTGAAGTTCCTGTTGCTATGTGCACTGATCCGGGAGAATTTCAAATCCCTTGTTTAATTCGTGGTCCAATTCCAGTTATgggattagctgatactggttctagcattaatgttaaGTCGTTTTCCGTTTATAATCACTTAGGATTGCCATCATTGGATCCAATAAGAGGAAATGTGTGTTTTGCTGATAGTCGTTTACATGAACCGTTGGGGATTGTTAGGCAAGTTGAAGTCATTGTTGGTTATGCTTTCTATAAAATTGATTTTGTTgttatggacatgaaagaagatccaaTAACTCCTTTAATTCTAGGATCTCCATTTCTAGCTACCGCTCGTGCTACCATTAACTATGCTGATAATTCGTTAACTATTCATTATGGTGCTATATTTGAATCTATTCCGTTAGTTCCAAGATCCAAAGTTCCTCGCtctaatgtgaaaatggttaaagttgataaagaagatgatgatgacttTACCGTGGATAGAATTGTAACTGAATTTATAAAAAAACAATATAAGCTTAGCGCTGAAGTGAGAAAACATATCCATGAGTTGAGTGTTTCATTTGAAATGTCTTTTCGTAGGGGTCTTGACGtcacattgaatttcttgcaacaaattaaa
This genomic interval carries:
- the LOC139901170 gene encoding uncharacterized protein, whose amino-acid sequence is MPVSLIKPLPPVLHNKMALLKEEIVLSMKQQGQCLCVCYVLNSDENLGKFNVRGDEAIFISYLQDRVAYHVYNRRTRIIKESTNVKFDEMFEILLGHNGSRPGLNPSTPKSPFRHVPLVTSDDLDVLFKPIIPPTLPTPTVGPEPIPPESITIGVSTTTTNVPTITSHIPIVDTCPLEIGENSPSNETNAPVSDETSPPVFPIEQNVKIPVPLWEENATYPTVNTDLTGSSSSSYVDTSLVNETNPPLPHTTKWTMDHPIHQIIAHEALQDPNWSIAMQEEIHQFDRLEVWELVPRPPGIDYDEIFTHVARLEAIQLFLSYAAHKRFPVYQMDVKTAFLNGVLQEEVYVSQPKGFIDHKQPYHVYLWFKALYGLKHAPRACYETLTAFLLKNGFDNS